cggggtccctgaatacatacattcaaaactccacaccggaggtgccggtattctaggggcttatttcagccgggtccctgaatacacacatacaggcagggccgtatttagagtttctgctgccctaggcactcttagtgctgcctccccctttggtgagtatgacactatccgcagtgactttggcaagaatcgctgttgtgaaagtcgccttttgcagtagatcggggcagtttttctgcatctgccacgtaacggatcacttacggcaacactgcgtttggtttcattcattccctatgggatttgcggtacttgctgtgatctgggaaatgcggtaccatacctcccaacctttgaagaagggaaaaagatgtaaaggttgcggcgcacgtagtgtgccgcggcaaattttgggccatgcctctgaccacacccatttcacaactaatcacacccatatccaagtcccaaccacacccatttagcactgctgatcacactgtttcatatacaataattaaaaccaaaaaaatatggccacgcagtgcttcatactgtataatagctacgcagtgctccacatactgtataatggccctacatgatgctccatactgtataatggccccacatgatgctccatactgtataatggtcacacatgatgctcaataccaaagacatactgatagggaatttagattgtgagccccaacagggacagcgatgataatgtgtgtaaattgtaaagcgctgcggaatatgttagcgctatataaaaataaagattattattattattattattattaatactgtataatggccacacatgatgctcaatactgtataatggccacatatgatgctcaatactgtataatggccagtacatgatgctccatactgtataatgaccgcacatgatgctccatactgtataatggccacacatgatgctccatactgtataatggtcacacatgatgctccacactttatagtggccccacatgatgctcaatactgtataatgaccgcacatgatgctccatactgtataatggccacacatgatgctccatactgtataatggtcacacatgatgctccatactgtataatgaccacacatgatactcaatactgtataatggccatacatgatgctcaatactgtataatgaccgcacatgatgctccatactttataatggccccacatgatgctcaatactgtataatggccccacatgatgctccatactgtataatggccgcacatgatgctcaataatactgtataatggccacacatgatgctccatactgtataatggccacacatgatgctccatactgtataatgaccacacatgatacccaatactgtataatggccacacatgatgctccatactttataatggccccacatgatgctcaatactgtataatgacgcacatgatgctccatattgtataatgaccacacatgatgctcaatactgtataatgaccgcacatgatgctccatactttataatggccccacatgatgctcaatactgtataatgacgcacatgatgctccatattgtataatggccatggctcatatccccccccctcctcctgtatgcatggctcataatcccccccccctgtatgcatggctgatggctcataattcccccccccatccctatgcatggctgatggctcataattcccccctccccctgtatgcatggctgatggctcataattcccccccccctgtatgcatggctgatggctcataattccccccctgtatgcatggctgatggctcataattcccccctcccccctgtatgcatggctgatggctcataattcccccccccctccctatgcatggctgatggctcataattccccccccctccctatgcatggctgatggctcacataattccccccccctccctccctatgcatggctgatggcgctcataattccccccccctccctatgcatggctgatggctcacaattccccccccctccctccctatgcatggctgatggctcacataattcccccccccctccctatgcatggctgatggctcacataattcccccccctccctccctatgcatggctgatggctcacataattccccccccctccctccctatgcatggctgatggctcacaattccccccccctccctccctatgcatggctgatggcgctaatAATTcctccccctccctatgcatggctgatggcgctcataattcccccccccctccctatgcatggctgatggctcacataattccccccccctccctccctatgcatggctgatggctcataattcccccccccctatgcatggctgatggcgctcataattcccccccctccctatgcatggctgatggctcacataattcccccccctccctccctatgcatggctgatggctcataattccccccccctccctatgcatggctgatggctcacataattcccccccctccctccctatgcatggctgatggcgctcataattcccccccctccctatgcatggctgatggctcacaattcccccccctccctccctatgcatggctgatggcgctcataattcccccccctccctatgcatggctgatggctcacataattccccccctccctccctatgcatggctgatggctcacataattcccccccctccctccctatgcatggctgatggctcacaattccccccccctccctccctatgcatggctgatggctcacaattccccccccctccctccctatgcatggctgatggcgctaatAATTcctccccctccctatgcatggctgatggcgctcataattcccccccccctccctatgcatggctgatggctcacataattcccccccctccctccctatgcatggctgatggctcataattcccccccccctatgcatggctgatggcgctcataattcccccccctccctatgcatggctgatggctcacataattcccccccctccctccctatgcatggctgatggctcataattccccccccctccctatgcatggctgatggctcacataattcccccccctccctccctatgcatggctgatggcgctcataattcccccccctccctatgcatggctgatggctcacaattcctccccctccctccctatgcatggctgatggcgctcataattccccccccctccctatgcatggctgatggctcacataattccccccctccctccctatgcatggctgatggctcacataattcccccccctccctccctatgcatggctgatggctcacaattcccccccccctccctccctatgcatggctgatggcgctcataattccccccctccctatgcatggctgatggctcacataattccccccccctccctccctatgcatggctgatggctcacaattcccccccctccctccctccctccctatgcatggctgatggcgctcataattccccccccctccctatgcatggctgatggctcacataattccccccctccctccctatgcatggctgatggctcacaattcccccccccctccctccctccctatgcatggctgatggcgctcataattcccccccccctccctatgcatgactgatggcgctcataattccccccccctcccaatgcatggctgatggctcacaattcccccccctccctccctatgcatggctgatggctcacaattccccccctccctccctccctatgcatggctgatggctcacaattcccccccctccctccctatgcatggctgatggctcacataattcccccccccctccctatgcatggctgatggctcacataattccccccaccctccctccctatgcatggctgatggcgctcataattccccccccctccctatgcatggctcatctctccaccccctcccccgctccttctcccgggccatcttgcatggcgcgggtggcttaccatcctccccccgcccgcccctcatactcacctgtcagctgcctgtcccacacgccacgctgacatccctccggctccggctctgtcccgctgcagcgccttcttcctgggtgagcggtcatgtggtaccgctaattaaggtcatgaatatgcgcatattcatgaccttaattagcggtaccacatgaccgctcactcaggacgcgctacagacgctgagaccaggcatcgctggagcaggtgagtatcgtcttcaaggaggatgggtgggactcggaggcggggggactcggagacttggaggttgggggactcagaggcggggggggcgggggggggggtccgtcggtcgcgtttttgacccgggccgggacttataaaaaaaaaaaaaaaaaaaaacacaccttgctcaggtgccgccccccgcaatgtcgccgccctaggcacgtgccctcgcgtgcctagtggcaaatacggccctgcatacagGCATGACCACAAACAATAAGCTCATGACACGaggtgatactagtgcatggccgtgtggccatgcaaaccttttatagctgcagcagcttcaggaccttcctagggaaccagtggaagttgctgcaataccagagcaacttcaggaccttcctagaggaccaatgggagctgcagcagtacttgagcatgtgacccctgacctccaatgacctCCAATGAGcggtcttgccttgggcatgctcagtgtgtgcaaagcaggacttaggaccagaaaagcctgctcgccgctgaccagtgcaggctacaacagcagagcctggaaaggcagcagtaaccctttgcacagtatcagactgagtgagatgctgggaccgacgtctccgctgagcaggctccactgcggctgatgcagaatgggagaccacagtggacatggatcgagattccccctgtgcagcggtgggaactggaCTCCAAACACATGGCCGGCAAATAGTCCGAATCTCAATCCAACTGAGAATCTTTGTtggagaaaatggtccatgacaaggctccaacctgcaaagctgatctggcaacagcaatcagaggaagatggagccagattgatgaagagtcctgtgtgacaaccattaagtccaggcctcagagactgcaagctgttataaaagccagaggtggtgcagcaaAATACGAGTGATgtgttggaggttttttttttgtgtttgttttgtttttcatgattccataattttttcctcagaattgagtgattccataatttttccctatgcttggttaaaaaaagtaaccattactgatgaccacattttttgttcttgatttctttgtgtttcttaaagcgagaaagttgccatgtgaaatgactttagttttgtgctatgtctgcttttttttctacaaaattaaacaactgaatgaacatcctccagggccggtgattccataatttttgccaggggttgtataaggaCAGTGTTGGTAATGTAGATATGCTTTATGAAAGGCATTAGATAATATGCAACAATAAAGGATGGAGAATGATGGATCTGGTGGAATGTGTTAAGTAAAAAAAAACCTGTCTGAATAATAGAAAACAGAAGGTGGTTATTCATGGACAGCATTGTGTCTTCAAACTTTTGTATGTTTGTTATTGACCTTGTAGCAGACTTACAGAATTGTACTATTTGTATCTAAAACTGCATAATCAGCATTATtgtattttattacatattttacTTATGTGCTTAGCTGAGGTTCCAGCACAATACCAAAAATGACTCGTATTCTTGCAGGACATATAATGTAAATGTACTATGTCCAACTCTGATCTGTTGATGGTATTTTGATATATTATTTGCTTGTGTAGATGTTTCATATAAAAATGGTAAAATAACAATAGAATTTTTTTTCAGGTGAAGGCGACTGGATGAGTAGCTCCCATGGACATCTCTTATCTCCCTATTATGAAGCTAATGACAATCAAGTAAAGACTGGCAAAAACAGCACTGGAGATAGACTTGATAATGGTTTCacatgttcagattgtgggaaacaTTTTACAAAGAAATCAAATCTTACCACACACAAGAAGATCCACAAGGATgaaaggccattttcatgttcagaatgtgggaagcttTTTAATAGGAAATCAATTTTTGTTGCACATCAGagcattcacacaggagagaagccatatccatgttcagaatgtgataaATGTTTTAGTAAAAAATCACATGTTTTGGAACATGAGAAAacgcacacaggagagaagccgtattcacattcagaatgtgggaaatgtgttGCTATTAAATCAATTCTTGTTGACTATCTGAACACTCACTTAGAAGAGAAAACATTTCAATGTcttgaatgtggaaaatgttttacgcaaaaatcaagtcttgttacacatgagagaatccacacaggggagaaaccatactcctgttcagaatgtggaaaatgttttggggTTAAAAGTCATCTGgggagacatcagagaactcacacaggcgagaagccattttcatgttcagaatgtgagaaatgttttattcAGAAATCACATCTTATGGAACATCTAaagactcacacaggagagaaaccattttcctgttcagaatgtgggagatgttttacTCAGAAGTCATATCTTGTTGGACAtcgaagaattcacacaggggaaaagccattttcatgctcagaatgtggaaaatgtttcaaCCGTAAATCtgttcttgttacacatcagaagtCACATAAAGGAAAAGACATTGAATGTTATTAATGTAGAATTTATTTCCTCAGGATGCCTCCTAGTGTAACATAACTACTATGTAAAAAACCATTACTGCTAAGACTGCAATGTTTAGCTTGATCTCCGTGATGGCTGGTGTGTGATATTCACCTAAATCTTCATTTATAGCTCAACTGGAGCAGAAAATTCTTGTATCTGGAATATTCTGGAATATCTCAGGTTTACTTGAGCACATTGGGGACATTTTAATCCAGAATTTATGCAATAAATATAGTTAttaccgtatatatactcgagtataagccgaccagagtataagccgagcccccctaattttgccacaaaaaactgggaaaacttattgactcgagtataagcctagggtaggaaatgcagcagctaccggtgaatttcaaaaataaaaatagatgctccgttcattatggccccataagatgctccatataaagctgtgccacatataatgctccatacatttcattatggccccatagatgccccatataaaactgtgccatatagaatgctccatacatatcattatggccccatagatgctccatataaaactgtgccacatataatgctccatacatttcattatgaccccatagatgctccatataatgctgtgccatatagaatgctctgcacgttcattatggccccatagatgctccatataaaactgtgccacatataatgctctataccattcattatggcctcatagatgctccatataaaactgtgccacatataatgctccatacatttcattatggccccatagatgctccatataaagctgtgccacatataatgctctatactgttcattatggcctcatagatgctccatataaagctgtgccacatataatgctctgcaccattcattattgccccatagatgctccacataaagctgtgccatatagaatgctctgcacgttcattattgccccatagatgctccatataaagctgtgcaatatataatgctctgcaccgttcattatggccccatagatgctccatagcaagctgtgccatatataatgctctgcaccgttcattatggccccatagatgctccatagcaagctgtgccacatataatgctctatactgttcattatggcctcatagatgctccatataaagctgtgccatatataatgctctgcaccgttcattattgccccatagatgctccatagaaagctgtgccatatagaatgctctgcaccattcattattgccccatagatgctccatataaagctgtgccatatagaatgctctgcaccgttcattatcgccccataagatgctccatataaagctgtgccccatatacaatgctctgcaccgttcattatgaccccatagatgctccatataaagctgtgccatatataatgctctgcaccgttcattatggccccatagatgctccatagaaagctgtgccccatataaaatgctctgcatcgttcattattgccccatagatgctccatagaaagccgtgccatatataatgctctgcaccgttcattatggccccatagaaagctatgcaatatataatgctgctgctgcaataaaaaaaaatgacatactcacctctcttgctgcccgctgctcctcagcgtcccgtctcggtgtCTCTcctcactgactgttcaggcagagggtggcgcgcacactcgtacgttatcgcgccctctgacctgcacagtcactgccagaggacgggaagacggagcggcgggtgGAAGGTGGACAGGtaaatgacatacttacctgctcccagcgtccctggctccttatcctggacagatggtctccgggtgccgcagcctcttcctctgtcatcggtcaccgttaccgctcattagaagaatgaatatgcgcctccacccctatgggagtggagtccatattcatttctctaatgagcggtcccacgtgaccgctgaacaggggtagAGCTATGGcatccgaagaccgtgggactgcagggacagcgccaggagcgccgggactaggcgaGTATATGACAgaactctctccccctcacccgctgaccctgccgccgaccatgactcgagtataagccaagaggggcactttcagccccaaaatttgggctgaaaatctcggcttatactcgagtatatacggtaattatgggATTCAGTGGTGAGCGTAATCTGACACATTTGGCTTTAATGACAAATGACATTTGATGATAACTTTTTAAATTAAATCGATTCTACTGTACTACAAACTGAAAGCTGAATGGTGTACGTATAATACTCAATACCCCACTTATTCAGCTGATTGAATGGACTGTAATGTTCCAATGAGTGCCACGTCCCTTTCAATTTTTTCCAGACACATCCCAATAGACTTTATGttgacaaagagggggggggggggttgcctctttgttgtggagatgcagtggggaaaaaaagtaccatattaccatatatactcgagtatgagccgacccgagtattagcagagacccctaattttgccacaaaaaactggaaaaacttattgactcgagtataagcctagggtggaaaaagcagcagctaccggtgaatttcaaaaataaaaatagataccaataagagtaaaattgattgagacagcagtaggttaaatgtttttgaatatccatattgaatcaagagtcccataagatgctccatacaaaatatgccccatataatgctccataaagttcatgatgggccccataagatgctccatattaaaatatgctccatataatgctgcataaaaggttaatgatggccccataagatgctccatagaatataatgctgcacaaaggttgatggccccataagatgctccatagattatgccccatataatgctgcacaaaggttgatggccccataagatgcttcatagcatattatgccccatatgctgcttctgcgattaaaaaatgacatactcacctctcgtcgctgaggcccccggcacttgcgatattcacttgtccccgttccaccgccaagcgccgctgtgtcttttgggtctctgcagtgactgttcaggcagagggaacATACTAACCACGTCATCCTCTGacttgaacgtcacagccagaggacgcggaagactgaGCCTGGTgggggaatggggacaggtgaataatgcttggctcaccctccccgtcatacgcctcctggcgcagtccctgcttctccatgCGATGGTTACTGGcaccagcagcttgttcctgtgttcagcggtcacatagtaccgctcaggtaatgaatatgcgctccgcctatgggaatggagtcgcgtccatattcattactttaataagcggtaccacatgaccgctgaacacaggaacaagctgccgttgTCACAGACAATCTGAGAAGCaaagaccgcgccgggagcaggagaGTATGATGTGACAACCGCAGTTCCCTCTcaccccccgccgaccccctgggacaatgactcgagtataagccgagaggggtacttttagcctaaaaaaatgggctgaaaatctcggcttgtactcAAGTATGTACGGTATTTAGTCAGCCATTTAGTCAGccagcaattgtgcaagttctcccacttaaaaagatcagagaggcctgtaaatgacatcataggtagaccacaaccatgagagtcaaaatgagaaaacaaatccagaaaatcaccttgtctgatttgttaagatttattttgaaaattatggtggaaaataagtatttggtcattaacaaccgttcatctcaatattttgttatatatatcctttgttggcaatgacagaggtcaaacgttttctgtaagtcttcacaaggttggcacacactgttggtggtatgttggcccattcctccatgcagatctcctctagagcagtgcctgtcactgggcaacatggactttcaaatccctccaaaagtttttctatggggttgagatctggagactggctaggccacacaaggaccttcatatgcttcttacgaagccactccttcgttgttctggctgtgtgcttgagatcattatcatgctgaaagacccatccacgtttcatcttcaatgcccttgctgatggaaggaggtttgcactcaaaatctcacgatacatggtcccattcattctttcatgtacacggatcagtcgtcctggtccctttgcagagaaacagccccaaagcatgatattggcACCccgatgcttcacagtaggtatggtgctctTTGGATGCAACGCAGaactctgtctcctccaaacaagtCTTGTTAttgccaaacagttctactttggtttcatcagaccatatgacattctctcaatactcttctggataatccaaatgttctctagcaaacttcagacggtcccagacatgtactggcataagcaaggggacacgtctggcactgtaagatctgagtccctggcagcgtagtgtatTACTGATggaagcctttgttatggtggtcccagctctatgcaggtcattcactaggtccccctgtgttgttctgggatttttgctcaccgatcttgtgatcattttgaccccacgggatgAGATCTTACGtagagatcgagggagattatcagtggtcttgtaagtcttccattttcttattactgCTCCCACAgtagatttcatcacaccaagctggttgcctattgcagattcagtcttcccagcctggtgcagggctacagttttgtttctggtgtccttcgacagctctttgagcttcactatagtggagtttggagtgtgactgtttgaggttgtggacaggtgtcttttat
The Ranitomeya imitator isolate aRanImi1 chromosome 3, aRanImi1.pri, whole genome shotgun sequence genome window above contains:
- the LOC138671397 gene encoding oocyte zinc finger protein XlCOF22-like encodes the protein MSSSHGHLLSPYYEANDNQVKTGKNSTGDRLDNGFTCSDCGKHFTKKSNLTTHKKIHKDERPFSCSECGKLFNRKSIFVAHQSIHTGEKPYPCSECDKCFSKKSHVLEHEKTHTGEKPYSHSECGKCVAIKSILVDYLNTHLEEKTFQCLECGKCFTQKSSLVTHERIHTGEKPYSCSECGKCFGVKSHLGRHQRTHTGEKPFSCSECEKCFIQKSHLMEHLKTHTGEKPFSCSECGRCFTQKSYLVGHRRIHTGEKPFSCSECGKCFNRKSVLVTHQKSHKGKDIECY